Proteins from a genomic interval of Lolium perenne isolate Kyuss_39 chromosome 1, Kyuss_2.0, whole genome shotgun sequence:
- the LOC127318173 gene encoding transcription factor GAMYB isoform X2, with product MNRVKSESSWEMPDVDQTDLPSHDDDSVKAPPRRKADTQLKKGPWTPSEDAVLEAYVKKHGVRNWNVVQKETGLLRCGKSCRLRWSNHLRPDLKKGTFTKEEKNLIIKLHYRMGNKWAQIAAYLPGRTDNEIKNYWNTRVKKCLRMNTPAHPPNICMEASNEDQHESADSNFSEKLASDLLHVPDFTWGSSIGVQESLSNAPQLPDISFSNLLALNFTSKNYDFIGQANQENVLKESEILFPVLNPTINGTFDGSHAFSNGNFSTSRPITGPSKMELPSFQCVASDPNNWCTYLSTSAMQRSSYADLCMQSSAVAASAKFESICMAPRDSGQLEELLPEAQALSSVENQQLSVGSLSPPSVGTPCDAMVEPTGLDLFERDTNLYALIDSCLSAPPLCPASPDEFQPAIILSAPNPAFGFTEPTVPQYEQGYFSPHPEDSRTDAFSPWKP from the exons ATGAATCGGGTCAAGAGCGAGAGCAGCTGGGAGATGCCCGATGTGGACCAGACTGACTTGCCATCTCACGACGATGATAGCGTGAAGGCACCTCCGCGCAGGAAAGCTGACACGCAACTGAAGAAAGGCCCCTGGACACCGTCGGAGGATGCCGTCTTGGAGGCGTATGTTAAGAAACATGGTGTGCGTAACTGGAATGTGGTGCAGAAGGAGACCGGTCTCCTAAGGTGCGGCAAGAGCTGCCGTCTCCGCTGGTCAAACCACCTGAGGCCCGACTTAAAGAAGGGGACCTTCACCAAAGAGGAGAAGAACTTGATCATTAAGCTCCATTACCGTATGGGTAATAAGTGGGCTCAAATCGCTGCTTAT TTGCCAGGGCGCACTGATAATGAAATAAAAAACTACTGGAACACTCGAGTAAAGAAATGCCTGCGCATGAATACACCAGCACATCCTCCTAATATTTGCATGGAGGCTTCAAATGAAGATCAGCATGAGTCTGCTGACTCCAATTTCAGCGAGAAGTTGGCCAGTGATCTCCTACATGTTCCCGACTTCACGTGGGGCAGTTCCATTGGTGTCCAAGAATCTTTATCTAATGCACCCCAGCTTCCAGATATTTCTTTCAGCAATTTACTTGCTCTGAACTTCACGTCAAAAAATTATGACTTCATAGGTCAAGCAAACCAAGAAAATGTTCTCAAGGAATCTGAGATTTTGTTTCCTGTGTTGAATCCAACCATCAATG GTACCTTCGATGGCAGCCATGCCTTTTCAAATGGCAACTTCTCTACTTCTAGGCCCATAACTGGTCCTTCGAAGATGGAGCTCCCTTCATTCCAATGTGTGGCATCTGATCCAAACAACTGGTGCACATACTTAAGTACTTCTGCCATGCAGCGTTCCAGCTATGCTGATCTCTGCATGCAGTCATCAGCGGTAGCAGCATCAGCAAAGTTTGAGTCCATATGCATGGCACCGAGGGACAGTGGTCAGTTGGAAGAGCTGCTTCCAGAAGCGCAGGCACTAAGCTCTGTGGAGAACCAACAGCTGTCTGTGGGGAGTTTGAGTCCCCCTTCTGTTGGTACACCCTGTGATGCTATGGTGGAACCTACAGGGCTTGATCTCTTTGAACGAGATACCAACCTGTACGCTCTTATCGACAGCTGTCTTTCTGCCCCACCTCTTTGCCCGGCATCGCCAGATGAATTTCAGCCCGCCATAATTCTATCTG CACCGAACCCTGCGTTTGGTTTCACTGAACCAACTGTTCCCCAGTACGAGCAAGGGTATTTCTCACCCCACCCTGAAGATTCCAGGACCGATGCATTCTCCCCATG GAAACCTTGA
- the LOC127318173 gene encoding transcription factor GAMYB isoform X1, translated as MNRVKSESSWEMPDVDQTDLPSHDDDSVKAPPRRKADTQLKKGPWTPSEDAVLEAYVKKHGVRNWNVVQKETGLLRCGKSCRLRWSNHLRPDLKKGTFTKEEKNLIIKLHYRMGNKWAQIAAYLPGRTDNEIKNYWNTRVKKCLRMNTPAHPPNICMEASNEDQHESADSNFSEKLASDLLHVPDFTWGSSIGVQESLSNAPQLPDISFSNLLALNFTSKNYDFIGQANQENVLKESEILFPVLNPTINGTFDGSHAFSNGNFSTSRPITGPSKMELPSFQCVASDPNNWCTYLSTSAMQRSSYADLCMQSSAVAASAKFESICMAPRDSGQLEELLPEAQALSSVENQQLSVGSLSPPSVGTPCDAMVEPTGLDLFERDTNLYALIDSCLSAPPLCPASPDEFQPAIILSAPNPAFGFTEPTVPQYEQGYFSPHPEDSRTDAFSPWYTMPAVFQ; from the exons ATGAATCGGGTCAAGAGCGAGAGCAGCTGGGAGATGCCCGATGTGGACCAGACTGACTTGCCATCTCACGACGATGATAGCGTGAAGGCACCTCCGCGCAGGAAAGCTGACACGCAACTGAAGAAAGGCCCCTGGACACCGTCGGAGGATGCCGTCTTGGAGGCGTATGTTAAGAAACATGGTGTGCGTAACTGGAATGTGGTGCAGAAGGAGACCGGTCTCCTAAGGTGCGGCAAGAGCTGCCGTCTCCGCTGGTCAAACCACCTGAGGCCCGACTTAAAGAAGGGGACCTTCACCAAAGAGGAGAAGAACTTGATCATTAAGCTCCATTACCGTATGGGTAATAAGTGGGCTCAAATCGCTGCTTAT TTGCCAGGGCGCACTGATAATGAAATAAAAAACTACTGGAACACTCGAGTAAAGAAATGCCTGCGCATGAATACACCAGCACATCCTCCTAATATTTGCATGGAGGCTTCAAATGAAGATCAGCATGAGTCTGCTGACTCCAATTTCAGCGAGAAGTTGGCCAGTGATCTCCTACATGTTCCCGACTTCACGTGGGGCAGTTCCATTGGTGTCCAAGAATCTTTATCTAATGCACCCCAGCTTCCAGATATTTCTTTCAGCAATTTACTTGCTCTGAACTTCACGTCAAAAAATTATGACTTCATAGGTCAAGCAAACCAAGAAAATGTTCTCAAGGAATCTGAGATTTTGTTTCCTGTGTTGAATCCAACCATCAATG GTACCTTCGATGGCAGCCATGCCTTTTCAAATGGCAACTTCTCTACTTCTAGGCCCATAACTGGTCCTTCGAAGATGGAGCTCCCTTCATTCCAATGTGTGGCATCTGATCCAAACAACTGGTGCACATACTTAAGTACTTCTGCCATGCAGCGTTCCAGCTATGCTGATCTCTGCATGCAGTCATCAGCGGTAGCAGCATCAGCAAAGTTTGAGTCCATATGCATGGCACCGAGGGACAGTGGTCAGTTGGAAGAGCTGCTTCCAGAAGCGCAGGCACTAAGCTCTGTGGAGAACCAACAGCTGTCTGTGGGGAGTTTGAGTCCCCCTTCTGTTGGTACACCCTGTGATGCTATGGTGGAACCTACAGGGCTTGATCTCTTTGAACGAGATACCAACCTGTACGCTCTTATCGACAGCTGTCTTTCTGCCCCACCTCTTTGCCCGGCATCGCCAGATGAATTTCAGCCCGCCATAATTCTATCTG CACCGAACCCTGCGTTTGGTTTCACTGAACCAACTGTTCCCCAGTACGAGCAAGGGTATTTCTCACCCCACCCTGAAGATTCCAGGACCGATGCATTCTCCCCATGGTACACGATGCCCGCCGTTTTTCAGTGA